Proteins co-encoded in one Corylus avellana chromosome ca9, CavTom2PMs-1.0 genomic window:
- the LOC132162030 gene encoding uncharacterized protein LOC132162030: MSSGSVRRVSRQDIQLVQNLIERCLQLYMNQKEVVKTLLDEAKIEPGFTELVWQKLEEENREFFKAYYLRLMVKHQIKEFNRLLEQQVQLMRQIDPTGVASLPTSNGSHISPLHQNSARYAPEHARSAVKAENIHHPISLSLPNAFANGGSLLNPSMHAAVEMPTHASRLDVPPNLLSAQSLNVGMIHGINGGMIKSETGYSGNSAYMFESDGNVPEVRPTIGDASVASYTSVESNAQPLNEQLLDADTSSYGFLGQIPRNFSLSDLTADFSQSSDILESYPRSPFLATDSENFLDSRDRGEHQGDNRRLDTISEGLSYEDFGSE, from the exons ATGTCGAGCGGATCCGTTAGAAGGGTCTCGCGGCAAGATATACAACTG GTGCAAAATCTTATAGAACGATGTCTTCAGCTATACATGAACCAGAAGGAAGTTGTGAAAACGCTGTTGGATGAAGCCAAAATAGAGCCTGGTTTTACAGAACTTG TTTGGCAGAAGCTTGAAGAAGAAAACCGAGAATTTTTCAAGGCTTATTATCTTCGTTTGATGGTGAAGcatcaaataaaagaattcaACAGGTTGCTTGAGCAGCAGGTGCAGTTAATGCGTCAGATAGATCCAACTGGAGTTGCTTCATTACCTACTTCGAATGGATCTCATATCTCACCTT TGCACCAGAACTCAGCTCGCTATGCCCCTGAGCATGCAAGATCAGCTGTGAAAGCAGAAAACATCCACCATCCTATAAGTTTGAGTTTGCCTAATGCATTTGCTAATGGTGGATCATTATTAAACCCAAGTATGCATGCTGCTGTTGAAATGCCTACTCATGCTAGTAGGCTTGATGTTCCACCAAATCTGCTATCTGCTCAGAGCTTAAATGTGGGTATGATTCACGGGATAAATGGGGGAATGATCAAATCAGAAACTGGATATTCAGGCAATTCTGCTTACATGTTCGAATCTGATGGAAATGTCCCAGAAGTGCGTCCAACAATCGGGGATGCATCTGTTGCATCTTACACTAGTGTAGAGTCCAATGCACAACCCTTGAATGAACAACTTCTGGATGCGGACACTTCTTCATATGGATTTTTAGGTCAGATTCCTAGAAATTTCAGTCTCTCAGACCTGACAGCCGACTTTTCTCAGAGCTCTG ATATACTGGAGAGTTACCCTCGGTCACCCTTCCTAGCAACAGATTCTGAAAACTTCCTTGATTCTCGTGATAGGGGAGAACATCAAG GAGACAATAGAAGGTTGGATACTATATCGGAAGGCTTGAGTTATGAAGACTTTGGGAGTGAATAG
- the LOC132161781 gene encoding uncharacterized protein LOC132161781 isoform X2, protein MSSGSVRRVSRQDIQLVQNLIERCLQVYMNQKEVVKTLLDKAKIEPGFTELVWQKLEEENREFFKAYYLRLMVKHQINEFNRLLEQQVQLMRQIDPTGVASLPTSNGSHISPLHQNSARYAPEHARSAVKAENIHHPMGLSLPNAFANGGSLLDPSMHAAVEMPTHASRLDVPPTLLSAQSLNVSMIHGINGGMIKSETGYSGNSAYMFESDGNVPEVRPTIGDASVASYTGVESNAQPLNEELLDADTSSYGFLGQIPRNFSLSDLTADFSQSSGENFKETIEGWILYRKA, encoded by the exons ATGTCGAGCGGATCCGTTAGAAGGGTCTCGCGGCAAGATATACAACTA GTGCAAAATCTTATAGAACGATGTCTTCAGGTATACATGAACCAGAAGGAAGTTGTGAAAACGCTTTTGGATAAAGCCAAAATAGAGCCTGGTTTTACAGAACTTG TTTGGCAGAAGCTTGAAGAAGAAAACCGAGAATTCTTCAAGGCTTATTATCTTCGTTTGATGGTGAAGCaccaaataaatgaattcaaCAGGTTGCTTGAGCAACAGGTGCAGTTAATGCGTCAGATAGATCCAACTGGAGTTGCTTCATTACCTACTTCGAATGGATCTCATATCTCACCTT TGCACCAGAACTCAGCTCGCTATGCCCCTGAGCATGCAAGATCAGCTGTGAAAGCAGAAAACATCCACCACCCTATGGGTTTGAGTTTGCCTAATGCATTTGCTAATGGTGGATCATTATTAGACCCAAGTATGCACGCTGCTGTTGAAATGCCTACTCATGCTAGTAGGCTTGATGTTCCACCAACTCTGCTATCAGCTCAGAGCTTAAATGTGAGTATGATTCACGGGATAAATGGGGGAATGATCAAATCAGAAACTGGATATTCAGGCAATTCTGCTTACATGTTCGAATCTGATGGAAATGTCCCAGAAGTGCGTCCAACAATCGGGGATGCATCTGTTGCATCTTACACTGGTGTAGAGTCCAATGCACAACCCTTGAATGAAGAACTTCTGGATGCGGACACTTCTTCATATGGATTTTTAGGTCAGATTCCTAGAAATTTCAGTCTCTCAGACCTGACAGCCGACTTTTCTCAGAGCTCTG